One window of the Pseudomonas lurida genome contains the following:
- the ispG gene encoding flavodoxin-dependent (E)-4-hydroxy-3-methylbut-2-enyl-diphosphate synthase produces MHGESPIKRRVSRKIWVGSVPVGGDAPIAVQSMTNSDTNDVAATVAQINRLEAAGVDIVRVSVPDMDAAEAFGRIKQLVKVPLVADIHFDYKIALRVAELGVDCLRINPGNIGREDRVRAVVDAARDRGIPIRIGVNAGSLEKDLQKKYGEPTPAALVESALRHVEHLERLNFQDFKVSVKASDVFMAVEAYRLLAKEIVQPLHLGITEAGGLRSGTVKSAVGLGMLLAEGIGDTIRISLAADPVEEVKVGYDILKSLHLRSRGINFIACPSCSRQNFDVVKTMNELEGRLEDLLVPLDVAVIGCVVNGPGEAKEAHIGLTGGTPNLIYIDGKPSQKLTNDNLVDELERLIREKAAEKVAADAALIARG; encoded by the coding sequence ATGCACGGCGAATCTCCAATCAAACGTCGCGTATCGCGCAAGATCTGGGTCGGCTCGGTGCCGGTGGGTGGCGACGCCCCCATCGCGGTACAGAGCATGACCAACAGCGACACCAATGACGTGGCCGCCACCGTTGCCCAGATCAACCGTCTGGAAGCCGCTGGCGTGGACATCGTGCGGGTGTCCGTGCCGGACATGGACGCTGCCGAAGCCTTCGGTCGCATCAAGCAACTGGTCAAGGTGCCGTTGGTTGCCGACATTCACTTCGACTACAAGATCGCATTGCGCGTAGCCGAGCTGGGTGTGGACTGCCTGCGTATCAACCCGGGCAACATCGGTCGTGAAGACCGTGTGCGCGCTGTGGTTGACGCTGCTCGTGACCGTGGCATTCCGATCCGTATCGGTGTCAACGCCGGCTCGCTGGAAAAAGACCTGCAAAAGAAATACGGCGAGCCTACCCCGGCGGCGCTGGTTGAATCGGCGTTGCGCCATGTTGAACACCTGGAACGCCTGAATTTCCAGGACTTCAAGGTCAGCGTAAAGGCCTCCGACGTGTTCATGGCGGTAGAGGCCTACCGCTTGCTGGCCAAGGAAATCGTGCAGCCGTTGCACCTGGGTATCACTGAAGCCGGCGGTTTACGCTCAGGCACAGTGAAATCTGCGGTGGGTCTCGGTATGCTGCTCGCCGAAGGGATTGGCGATACTATCCGCATCTCCCTGGCGGCAGACCCGGTAGAGGAAGTGAAGGTCGGTTACGACATTCTCAAATCCCTGCATTTGCGTTCCCGTGGCATCAACTTCATTGCCTGCCCGAGCTGCTCGCGGCAGAACTTCGACGTGGTGAAAACCATGAACGAACTGGAAGGACGCCTTGAAGACCTGCTGGTGCCGCTGGATGTTGCGGTGATCGGTTGTGTGGTCAACGGTCCGGGTGAAGCCAAAGAGGCGCACATCGGCCTGACCGGTGGTACACCGAACCTGATCTACATCGACGGCAAGCCGTCGCAGAAGTTGACGAATGACAATCTGGTGGATGAGCTCGAAAGACTGATCCGCGAGAAAGCGGCCGAGAAGGTCGCGGCTGACGCAGCGCTGATCGCGCGCGGCTAA
- a CDS encoding RodZ domain-containing protein → MKAAHPEVVAANRVNPGDTLRQARESNGWSLAEVALKLNLTTTSLGNLEAGAFDKLPGHTFARGYIRAYAKLLGIDQAVLVQEFDQFTGTDSQGSNVHGLGRIEEPVRVSHTILRIVSLLLLIAVIGGGFVWWQDQASQRTKDLTSNAMEHVEVESADGTTQIHPLDEPEDQAVVEGQAAPEAPVATEQPAPETAPAATAAVPTPATPAAPAHTPAAPVAQAHTPAAPVQAPATATPAAPAAPAISPPTAPALIAGDGRVQITFVADCWTQVTDGNGKVLFSGLKRKGDTLDQGGKPPLTLRLGFARGAQVAYNGQPVDVAPFTSGETARLKLGQ, encoded by the coding sequence ATGAAAGCGGCGCACCCGGAAGTTGTAGCAGCTAATCGCGTAAACCCAGGCGACACCTTGCGTCAGGCCCGCGAAAGCAATGGTTGGTCGCTGGCGGAAGTGGCCCTCAAGCTCAATTTGACCACCACCTCCCTGGGCAATCTGGAAGCCGGTGCGTTCGATAAGCTGCCGGGGCATACCTTCGCCCGCGGCTATATCCGTGCCTACGCCAAGCTGCTGGGGATCGACCAGGCCGTACTGGTACAGGAATTTGACCAGTTCACCGGCACCGACTCCCAGGGCAGCAATGTGCATGGCCTGGGTCGCATCGAAGAACCGGTGCGGGTTTCCCACACGATTTTGCGCATTGTCAGCCTGTTGCTGCTGATCGCTGTCATTGGTGGCGGTTTCGTCTGGTGGCAAGACCAGGCCTCCCAGCGCACCAAGGACCTGACCAGCAACGCCATGGAGCACGTCGAGGTCGAAAGCGCCGACGGCACGACCCAGATTCATCCGCTGGATGAGCCGGAAGACCAGGCTGTGGTCGAAGGCCAAGCCGCACCTGAAGCGCCGGTTGCCACTGAGCAGCCAGCACCGGAAACCGCACCCGCCGCGACGGCTGCCGTACCGACTCCCGCGACGCCAGCTGCACCGGCTCACACCCCGGCTGCCCCGGTTGCCCAGGCCCATACTCCGGCTGCCCCTGTGCAGGCGCCAGCGACTGCAACGCCAGCTGCCCCGGCGGCTCCTGCGATTTCGCCGCCCACCGCTCCAGCATTGATCGCCGGTGATGGCCGCGTACAGATTACCTTTGTCGCTGACTGCTGGACGCAAGTCACCGACGGCAATGGCAAAGTGCTGTTCAGCGGTCTCAAGCGTAAGGGAGATACGCTCGACCAGGGTGGCAAGCCTCCTTTGACGCTGCGTCTGGGCTTTGCCCGTGGCGCGCAAGTGGCCTACAACGGCCAGCCTGTGGACGTGGCGCCGTTCACCAGTGGCGAGACCGCTCGCCTGAAGTTGGGACAATAG
- the pilW gene encoding type IV pilus biogenesis/stability protein PilW, with product MPLRLALLLLVTGLVAGCVSSGHDSPLQTGKGREEARVAYVQLGLGYLRQGMSEQAKVPLKKALALDSDDADANAALALVFQAQAEPELAEQYFHKALASRPADPRLLNNYGSFLFEQKRYDQAALYFQQASADTLYPERSRVFENLGVTSIRLGQRDSARQQLEKALHLNSHQPRALLEMAELSYEDRHYVPARDYYERFSLLSGQNARSLLLGVRLATVHEERDTAARFGQQLERLYPGTPEYQQYLSEQ from the coding sequence ATGCCCTTGCGCCTTGCGCTGCTTTTGCTTGTTACCGGTCTAGTCGCCGGTTGTGTTTCATCGGGCCATGACAGCCCTTTGCAAACCGGTAAAGGCCGTGAAGAGGCGCGAGTTGCCTATGTGCAACTGGGCTTGGGTTACCTTCGACAAGGCATGAGCGAACAGGCCAAGGTGCCGTTGAAGAAGGCCCTTGCGCTGGACAGCGACGACGCCGATGCCAATGCCGCACTGGCCCTGGTATTCCAGGCCCAGGCCGAGCCTGAACTGGCCGAACAGTACTTTCACAAGGCCCTGGCCTCCCGTCCTGCCGACCCACGGCTGCTGAACAACTACGGCAGCTTCCTGTTCGAGCAGAAACGGTATGACCAGGCCGCCCTTTATTTCCAGCAAGCCAGCGCCGATACCCTCTATCCTGAGCGTTCGCGCGTGTTCGAGAACCTCGGGGTTACTTCGATACGCCTTGGCCAGCGTGACAGCGCGCGCCAGCAACTGGAAAAAGCCTTGCACTTGAACAGTCACCAGCCTCGGGCATTGCTCGAAATGGCTGAGTTGTCCTACGAAGACAGGCATTATGTGCCGGCACGTGACTATTACGAGCGTTTTAGCCTGCTCAGCGGGCAAAATGCACGTAGTCTATTGCTCGGTGTGCGCCTGGCGACGGTTCATGAAGAACGCGACACGGCCGCACGTTTTGGCCAGCAACTCGAACGACTCTATCCCGGTACGCCGGAATATCAGCAATACCTGTCGGAGCAATGA
- the rlmN gene encoding 23S rRNA (adenine(2503)-C(2))-methyltransferase RlmN, translating to MTTSTVKTNLLGLTQPEMEKFFDSIGEKRFRAGQVMKWIHHFGVDDFDAMTNVSKALRDKLKAIAEVRGPEVVSEDISSDGTRKWVVRVASGSCVETVYIPQGKRGTLCVSSQAGCALDCSFCSTGKQGFNSNLTAAEVIGQVWIANKSFGSVPATVDRAITNVVMMGMGEPLLNFDNVVSAMHLMMDDLGYGISKRRVTLSTSGVVPMIDELSKHIDVSLALSLHAPNDALRNQLVPINKKYPLKMLLESCQRYMSSLGEKRVLTIEYTLLKDINDKVEHAVEMIELLKNIPCKINLIPFNPFPHSGYERPSNNAIRRFQDQLHQAGYNVTVRTTRGEDIDAACGQLVGQVMDRTRRSERYIAVRELNAADDLPQIAVNRI from the coding sequence ATGACGACATCGACTGTAAAAACCAACCTGCTGGGGCTGACCCAGCCGGAAATGGAGAAATTCTTCGACTCAATCGGGGAGAAGCGTTTCCGTGCCGGTCAGGTAATGAAATGGATTCACCACTTTGGCGTCGACGATTTCGACGCCATGACGAACGTCAGCAAGGCCTTGCGCGATAAGCTCAAGGCTATTGCTGAGGTCCGTGGTCCCGAAGTGGTCAGCGAGGACATCTCCAGCGACGGCACCCGTAAGTGGGTGGTGCGCGTGGCGTCCGGCAGCTGCGTCGAGACGGTATACATTCCCCAGGGCAAACGCGGCACCTTGTGCGTTTCGTCCCAGGCAGGCTGTGCCCTGGACTGCAGTTTCTGCTCCACCGGCAAGCAAGGCTTCAATAGCAACCTCACCGCCGCCGAAGTGATCGGCCAGGTGTGGATTGCCAACAAATCCTTTGGCAGCGTGCCGGCGACCGTCGACCGTGCCATCACCAACGTGGTGATGATGGGCATGGGTGAGCCGCTGCTGAATTTCGACAACGTCGTTTCGGCCATGCACCTGATGATGGACGACCTGGGCTACGGCATCTCCAAGCGCCGCGTGACCCTGTCGACCTCCGGCGTGGTGCCGATGATCGATGAGCTGTCCAAGCACATCGACGTCTCCCTGGCGTTGTCGCTGCACGCACCCAATGACGCATTGCGTAACCAATTGGTGCCGATCAACAAGAAGTATCCGCTTAAGATGCTGCTCGAATCTTGCCAGCGCTACATGTCGTCCCTGGGCGAGAAGCGCGTGCTGACCATCGAGTACACCTTGCTCAAGGACATCAATGACAAGGTTGAACACGCGGTCGAGATGATCGAGTTGCTCAAGAACATCCCGTGCAAGATCAACCTGATTCCGTTTAACCCGTTTCCACATTCTGGCTACGAGCGGCCGAGCAACAACGCCATCCGCCGTTTCCAGGATCAACTGCACCAGGCCGGCTACAACGTCACCGTACGCACCACGCGTGGCGAAGACATCGACGCCGCCTGTGGCCAATTGGTAGGGCAGGTGATGGACCGCACCCGCCGCAGCGAGCGCTATATCGCCGTGCGTGAATTGAACGCCGCCGACGATCTGCCGCAAATTGCTGTGAATCGAATCTGA
- the ndk gene encoding nucleoside-diphosphate kinase gives MAVQRTFSIIKPDAVAKNVIGEITTRFEKAGLKVVASKLKQLSKAEAEGFYAEHSARGFFGDLVAFMISGPVVVQVLEGENAIALNRELMGATNPKEAAAGTIRADFAESIDANAVHGSDSEAAAAREISYFFAATEVTAR, from the coding sequence ATGGCTGTTCAACGTACTTTCTCCATCATCAAGCCTGACGCTGTTGCAAAAAACGTCATCGGCGAGATCACCACTCGTTTCGAAAAAGCCGGCCTGAAGGTTGTAGCTTCGAAACTCAAGCAACTGTCCAAGGCTGAAGCTGAAGGCTTCTACGCTGAGCACAGCGCTCGTGGCTTCTTCGGCGACCTGGTTGCCTTCATGATCTCCGGTCCTGTTGTTGTTCAGGTTCTGGAAGGCGAAAACGCTATCGCTCTGAACCGTGAGCTGATGGGCGCTACCAACCCTAAAGAAGCTGCTGCCGGCACCATCCGTGCTGACTTCGCTGAATCCATCGACGCCAACGCTGTACACGGCTCGGACTCCGAAGCCGCTGCTGCTCGCGAAATCTCGTACTTCTTCGCCGCTACTGAAGTAACCGCTCGCTAA
- the iscX gene encoding Fe-S cluster assembly protein IscX codes for MSLKWVDVQEIAIQLAEAHPEVNPLTVNFVKLRNLVMELPDFDDIPDRGGEKVLEAIQGLWIEEAD; via the coding sequence ATGAGCCTGAAATGGGTTGATGTACAAGAAATCGCTATACAGCTTGCTGAAGCTCATCCGGAGGTCAATCCTCTGACTGTCAACTTCGTCAAGCTGCGCAACCTGGTGATGGAGCTGCCGGACTTCGATGACATCCCCGACCGGGGTGGCGAGAAGGTCCTGGAGGCGATTCAAGGCCTGTGGATCGAAGAAGCAGACTGA
- the fdx gene encoding ISC system 2Fe-2S type ferredoxin: protein MPQVIFLPHAEHCPDGMVVEAETGKSILEVAHDNHIEIESACGGVCACTTCHCVIREGFNSLEEADELEEDFLDRAWGLEATSRLSCQAKVGTEDITVEIPKYSLNHAAEAPH, encoded by the coding sequence ATGCCGCAGGTCATTTTTCTGCCACACGCCGAGCACTGCCCGGATGGTATGGTCGTGGAGGCTGAGACCGGCAAGTCCATCCTCGAAGTTGCCCATGACAACCACATCGAAATCGAAAGCGCCTGCGGCGGTGTGTGCGCCTGCACCACGTGCCATTGCGTGATTCGCGAAGGATTCAATAGCCTTGAAGAGGCTGATGAGCTGGAAGAAGACTTTCTTGATCGTGCCTGGGGCCTGGAAGCGACTTCTCGCCTAAGCTGTCAGGCCAAGGTCGGGACCGAAGACATCACCGTCGAAATCCCGAAATATTCCCTCAACCATGCAGCCGAAGCGCCGCATTGA
- the hscA gene encoding Fe-S protein assembly chaperone HscA, whose protein sequence is MALLQIAEPGQSPQPHQRRLAVGIDLGTTNSLVAALRSGLSEPLPDVNGQVILPSAVRYHADRTEVGESAKLAASTDPLNTVLSVKRLMGRGLSDVKQLGDQLPYRFVGGESHMPFIDTVQGPKSPVEVSADILKVLRQRAEKTLGGELVGAVITVPAYFDDAQRQATKDAAKLAGLNVLRLLNEPTAAAVAYGLDQHAEGLVAIYDLGGGTFDISILRLTGGVFEVLATGGDSALGGDDFDHAIASWIITSAGLSADLDPGAQRNLLQTACAAKEALTDAASVEVSYGTWSAQLTREAFDALIEPMVARSLKACRRAVRDSGIELEDVGAVVMVGGSTRVPRVREAVAEAFGRQPLTEIDPDQVVAIGAAIQADTLAGNKRDGGELLLLDVIPLSLGLETMGGLMEKVIPRNTTIPVARAQDFTTYKDGQTAMMIHVLQGERELISDCRSLARFELRGIPAMVAGAAKIRVTFQVDADGLLSVAARELASGVEASIQVKPSYGLTDGEIAKMLKDSFQYAGDDKVARVLREQQVDAQRLLEAVQGALDADGERLLDAEERMVIDLQMQELAELMKGNDGYAIEQQTKRLSQVTDAFAARRMDQTVKAALAGRNLNEIEE, encoded by the coding sequence ATGGCCCTACTGCAAATCGCCGAACCCGGCCAAAGTCCTCAACCGCACCAGCGTCGCCTGGCAGTCGGGATTGACCTGGGCACCACCAATTCCCTGGTTGCTGCCTTGCGCAGCGGCCTGTCCGAGCCGTTGCCCGACGTCAACGGCCAGGTAATCCTGCCATCCGCCGTGCGTTATCACGCTGATCGCACCGAAGTCGGTGAGTCGGCCAAGCTGGCAGCGTCTACCGATCCCTTGAATACCGTGCTGTCGGTCAAGCGCTTGATGGGTCGTGGTCTGTCCGACGTCAAGCAATTGGGCGACCAGCTGCCGTACCGCTTTGTCGGCGGCGAATCCCACATGCCGTTCATCGACACTGTCCAGGGCCCGAAAAGCCCGGTAGAAGTGTCGGCCGATATCCTCAAGGTGCTGCGCCAGCGTGCGGAAAAAACCCTGGGCGGCGAACTGGTGGGTGCAGTGATCACCGTCCCGGCGTATTTCGATGACGCTCAGCGCCAAGCCACCAAGGACGCGGCGAAGCTCGCCGGCCTGAACGTGCTGCGTTTGCTCAACGAGCCGACTGCAGCCGCCGTGGCCTATGGCCTGGACCAGCATGCAGAAGGCCTGGTCGCTATTTACGACCTGGGCGGCGGCACCTTTGATATTTCGATCCTGCGCCTGACCGGCGGCGTGTTCGAAGTGCTCGCTACCGGCGGCGACAGCGCCCTGGGGGGTGATGACTTCGACCACGCCATTGCGAGCTGGATCATCACCAGCGCCGGCTTGTCTGCCGACCTGGACCCGGGCGCACAGCGCAACCTGCTGCAAACCGCCTGCGCCGCCAAGGAGGCACTGACGGACGCTGCGAGCGTCGAAGTGTCCTACGGCACGTGGTCGGCCCAGCTGACCCGTGAAGCCTTCGATGCGTTGATCGAGCCGATGGTCGCCCGCAGCCTCAAAGCCTGCCGCCGCGCCGTGCGTGATTCCGGTATCGAGCTGGAAGACGTAGGTGCCGTGGTCATGGTCGGTGGCTCCACCCGCGTGCCGCGCGTGCGTGAAGCCGTTGCCGAAGCCTTTGGTCGCCAGCCGCTGACGGAAATCGACCCGGATCAAGTGGTCGCCATCGGCGCCGCGATCCAGGCCGATACCCTGGCCGGTAACAAACGTGATGGTGGCGAACTGCTGCTGCTCGACGTGATTCCGCTGTCCCTGGGACTGGAAACCATGGGGGGGCTGATGGAGAAGGTGATTCCGCGCAACACCACCATCCCCGTCGCCCGTGCCCAGGACTTCACCACTTACAAAGATGGCCAGACGGCCATGATGATTCACGTGCTGCAAGGCGAGCGTGAGCTGATCAGCGACTGCCGCTCCCTGGCACGCTTTGAATTGCGGGGTATCCCGGCGATGGTGGCGGGTGCGGCGAAGATTCGCGTGACCTTCCAGGTCGATGCCGACGGCTTGCTCAGCGTCGCTGCGCGTGAATTGGCCTCCGGTGTTGAAGCCAGCATCCAGGTCAAGCCGTCCTACGGCCTCACCGACGGCGAAATCGCCAAGATGCTCAAGGACTCGTTCCAGTACGCCGGCGATGACAAGGTCGCCCGTGTGTTGCGTGAGCAACAAGTGGATGCCCAGCGCCTGCTCGAAGCGGTGCAGGGTGCCCTTGATGCCGACGGCGAGCGCCTGCTGGATGCTGAAGAGCGCATGGTTATCGACCTGCAGATGCAGGAACTGGCCGAACTGATGAAAGGCAACGATGGCTACGCCATCGAGCAGCAGACCAAGCGCTTGTCGCAGGTGACTGATGCCTTTGCCGCCCGCCGCATGGATCAGACGGTGAAAGCCGCACTGGCCGGGCGCAACCTGAATGAAATCGAGGAATAA
- the hscB gene encoding co-chaperone HscB: MGTPCHFALFELQPSFRLDLEQLATRYRELARGVHPDRFADASEREQRLALEQSASLNEAYQTLKSPPKRARYLLAMNGGELPLEVTVHDPDFLMQQMQWREELEDLQDEADLAGVAVFKRRLKTAQDELNESFAACWDDAAQREQAERLMRRMQFLDKLTYEVRQLEERLDD; encoded by the coding sequence GTGGGTACTCCTTGTCATTTCGCTTTATTCGAGCTGCAGCCGAGCTTTCGGCTGGACCTTGAGCAGCTTGCCACGCGCTACCGAGAACTGGCGCGTGGCGTGCATCCGGACCGCTTCGCTGACGCTTCCGAGCGTGAGCAACGCCTGGCGCTGGAGCAATCGGCCAGCCTCAACGAAGCCTATCAGACGCTCAAAAGCCCTCCTAAACGCGCGCGTTACCTGCTCGCGATGAATGGTGGCGAGTTGCCGCTGGAAGTCACGGTTCACGACCCGGACTTCCTGATGCAACAGATGCAGTGGCGTGAAGAGCTCGAAGACTTGCAGGACGAAGCCGATCTGGCGGGCGTCGCGGTCTTCAAGCGTCGTCTGAAAACGGCCCAGGATGAGCTCAACGAAAGCTTCGCAGCCTGTTGGGATGATGCAGCGCAACGCGAACAGGCCGAACGCCTGATGCGGCGCATGCAGTTCCTCGACAAGCTCACCTACGAAGTGCGCCAGTTAGAAGAGCGCCTCGACGATTAA
- the iscA gene encoding iron-sulfur cluster assembly protein IscA, producing MAISMTEAAAQHIRRSLNGRGKGEGIRLGVRTTGCSGLAYVLEFVDEVVEEDQVFESHGEKVIIDPKSLTYLDGTELDFVKEGLNEGFKFNNPNVRGECGCGESFNI from the coding sequence ATGGCTATCAGCATGACAGAAGCGGCTGCGCAGCACATTCGCCGCTCCCTGAATGGGCGCGGTAAAGGTGAGGGGATTCGTCTGGGTGTTCGCACCACAGGCTGTTCCGGCCTTGCCTACGTGCTGGAGTTTGTCGACGAGGTGGTTGAAGAGGACCAGGTGTTCGAGAGTCACGGCGAGAAAGTGATCATCGACCCCAAGAGCCTGACCTACCTGGACGGCACCGAACTCGATTTCGTCAAGGAAGGGTTGAACGAAGGCTTCAAGTTCAACAACCCCAACGTACGCGGTGAATGTGGCTGCGGCGAAAGCTTCAACATCTGA
- the iscU gene encoding Fe-S cluster assembly scaffold IscU translates to MAYSEKVIDHYENPRNVGKMNAEDPDVGTGMVGAPACGDVMRLQIKVNDAGVIEDAKFKTYGCGSAIASSSLATEWMKGKTLDEAVTISNTQLAEELALPPVKIHCSVLAEDAIKAAVRDYKQKKGLI, encoded by the coding sequence ATGGCTTACAGCGAAAAGGTCATCGACCACTACGAAAACCCGCGCAACGTCGGCAAGATGAATGCGGAAGATCCTGATGTCGGCACCGGCATGGTCGGCGCTCCGGCGTGCGGCGATGTTATGCGCCTGCAGATCAAGGTCAACGACGCTGGCGTCATCGAAGACGCCAAGTTCAAGACCTACGGCTGCGGTTCGGCCATCGCCTCCAGCTCCCTGGCGACCGAATGGATGAAAGGCAAGACCCTGGATGAGGCTGTCACTATCAGCAACACCCAGCTGGCCGAAGAACTGGCCCTGCCGCCAGTGAAAATCCACTGCTCGGTACTCGCAGAAGACGCCATCAAGGCGGCCGTTCGCGACTACAAGCAGAAGAAAGGCTTGATCTAA
- a CDS encoding IscS subfamily cysteine desulfurase, with product MKLPIYLDYSATTPVDPRVAQKMSECLLVDGNFGNPASRSHVFGWKAEEAVENARRQVADLVGADPREIVWTSGATESDNLAIKGAAHFYATKGKHLITTKIEHKAVLDTMRQLEREGFEVTYLEPTTDGIVTPAMIEAALREDTILVSVIHVNNEIGTINDIAAIGELTRSKGILLHVDAAQSTGKVDIDLSKLKVDLMSFSAHKTYGPKGIGALYVSRKPRVRIEATMHGGGHERGMRSGTLATHQIVGMGEAFRVAKEDMAAENVRIKALSDRFYKQVENLEELYINGSMTARVPHNLNLSFNYVEGESLIMALKDLAVSSGSACTSASLEPSYVLRALGRNDELAHSSIRFTFGRFTTEEQVDYAAQKVCEAVNKLRVLSPLWDMYKDGVDISKIEWAAH from the coding sequence ATGAAATTGCCGATTTACCTTGATTACTCAGCGACCACCCCGGTTGATCCGCGTGTCGCGCAAAAGATGAGCGAATGCCTGCTGGTTGACGGAAACTTCGGCAACCCGGCCTCCCGTTCCCACGTGTTCGGCTGGAAAGCCGAGGAAGCGGTCGAGAACGCTCGTCGCCAGGTCGCTGACCTGGTTGGCGCAGACCCGCGTGAAATCGTCTGGACCTCCGGTGCCACCGAGTCCGACAACCTGGCTATCAAGGGCGCGGCGCATTTCTACGCGACCAAAGGCAAGCACCTGATCACCACCAAGATTGAGCACAAGGCTGTCCTCGACACCATGCGCCAACTGGAGCGTGAAGGTTTCGAGGTCACCTACCTCGAGCCAACCACCGACGGTATCGTCACCCCGGCCATGATCGAAGCCGCGCTGCGTGAAGACACCATCCTGGTTTCCGTGATTCACGTGAACAACGAAATCGGCACCATCAACGACATCGCGGCCATCGGCGAGCTGACCCGCTCGAAGGGCATCCTGCTGCACGTCGACGCTGCTCAGTCCACCGGCAAGGTCGATATCGACCTGTCGAAACTGAAAGTCGACCTGATGTCGTTCTCTGCCCACAAGACCTACGGTCCTAAAGGCATCGGCGCGCTGTACGTGAGCCGCAAGCCACGCGTGCGCATCGAAGCCACCATGCACGGCGGCGGTCACGAGCGCGGCATGCGTTCGGGCACCCTGGCGACCCACCAGATCGTCGGCATGGGCGAAGCTTTCCGTGTGGCAAAGGAAGACATGGCTGCCGAAAACGTGCGCATCAAGGCCCTGAGCGACCGCTTCTACAAGCAGGTCGAGAACCTTGAAGAGCTGTACATCAACGGCAGCATGACCGCCCGTGTACCGCACAACCTTAATTTGAGCTTCAACTACGTCGAAGGTGAGTCGCTGATCATGGCGCTCAAGGACCTGGCGGTTTCGTCCGGCTCGGCCTGCACCTCGGCGTCCCTTGAGCCTTCGTATGTACTGCGCGCCCTTGGCCGCAACGACGAACTGGCACACAGCTCGATCCGCTTTACGTTCGGCCGTTTCACCACCGAAGAGCAAGTCGACTACGCCGCGCAGAAAGTCTGCGAAGCCGTCAACAAGCTGCGCGTTCTGTCGCCGCTGTGGGACATGTACAAAGACGGTGTCGATATTTCCAAGATCGAGTGGGCGGCACACTAA
- the iscR gene encoding Fe-S cluster assembly transcriptional regulator IscR, translating into MRLTTKGRYAVTAMLDLALHAQTGPVSLADISERQGISLSYLEQLFAKLRRSNLVSSVRGPGGGYQLSRDMQGIQVAQVIDAVNESVDATKCQGLGDCHAGDTCLTHHLWCDLSLQIHEFLSGISLADLVTRREVQEVAQRQDQRRCNTKAPRLDKIEASAVE; encoded by the coding sequence ATGAGACTGACTACAAAAGGCCGATACGCGGTGACCGCCATGCTTGACCTGGCTTTGCACGCGCAAACTGGGCCGGTGTCCCTGGCCGATATCTCCGAGCGCCAAGGCATTTCCCTGTCCTACCTCGAGCAGTTGTTCGCCAAGTTGCGTCGCAGCAATCTGGTTTCCAGCGTTCGTGGTCCAGGTGGCGGCTATCAGCTGTCCCGCGACATGCAGGGCATCCAGGTCGCTCAGGTGATCGATGCGGTCAACGAATCCGTCGATGCCACCAAATGCCAGGGCCTGGGTGACTGCCACGCCGGCGACACCTGCCTGACGCACCACTTGTGGTGCGATCTGAGCCTGCAGATCCATGAGTTTTTGAGTGGTATCAGCTTGGCTGATCTTGTGACTCGCCGTGAGGTGCAAGAAGTAGCCCAGCGTCAGGACCAGCGCCGTTGCAACACCAAGGCGCCGCGTCTGGACAAGATCGAAGCGTCCGCCGTCGAGTGA